The Enterobacter huaxiensis sequence CTCGGCGCGGTAGATATCACCAAAGCCTTCCTGCTCAACTACCGCCATTACCGCCGGGCTGTAGCCCTGGCCTGCGAAGACGCGCAGCAGGTTCTGGTTGAGGAACTCGTCATACTGCTGGGCGCAGAAGATATCGCGCGGTTTACACGTAGCCGGGTAGATCAGCTGGTGCGCCAGCATCCCGCCCATCAGCTGGCCCGGTTTGGTCTGGTGCAGATACTCGGTCAGCGCCATATGCGCGACCATGGTGTGATGCTGCAGCTCGTACAGCTCGCGCAGGGTTTTCTCGCCCTTCATGTAGCCGGAAATGCGGAACGCTTCCGGCATGTGGAAAATGTTCTGCTCGTTGAAGGTCAGCCAGTACTTCACGCGGTCGCCAAAGCAGTCGATCATCTTTTTGCCGTAGCGGATAAAGGCCTCCATCACGCGACGATCGTTAAACCCGTTGTACTCCTGCGCCAGCGCCAGCGGCATATCAAAGTGGTAAAGGCAGATCATCGGCTCGATGCCGCGGGCGATGAGATCGTCGATAAAGCGGTCGTAAAACGCGATGCCTTCGTCGTTGAAATCGCCGTCACCCTGCGGGCAGACGCGGCTCCAGGAAATCTGGAAGCGGTAGCAGTTCATGCCCAGATCCTGCATCAGGTCAAAATCTTCCCGATAGCGGTGGTAGGAGTCGGTCGCCACTTTCCAGTCGGAGATGTTTTCTCCGGCTTCGCGAATGTCATACACCGACATCCCTTTTCCACCCTCATTCCAGGCGCCTTCCGTCTGCATGCTGGATACCGAGTTGCCCCATAAAAAGTTGGCTGGCAATGCATGGTTCATGTTCGCTCCCTATATGACTAGTCATTTAAATTTCATGAATAGTCATATAGATCGAGATGAAAAATCAATCAAAGAGAAGGATCGTTTTTTGTGAGGTGGGTTGAAATAATGACCAGAGATAGTAGCCCCGGTAAGCGAAGCGCCACCGGGGAAGAGGAAGGTTACTGCTGCGCGAGCTGGTTACGGCGATATTCCCCCTGCCGCTCAAGCATCCACCCCGGATACTCCCGCGGCAGCGCGCTCACCGCATCAAGCTGCTTAAGCTCGTCCTCGCTTAAGCGGACCCCGGTTGCGGCAATATTGTCATCCAGCTGATCGACGCGCTTCGCCCCAATAATGACGCTGGTGACGGCTTTCTGATGCAGCAGCCACGCCAGCGCGATCTGCGCGACGGAGACGCCTTTGCTCTCGGCAATCACGCGCATCACGTCCACGCTGTCGAAGGCGCGATCTTTATTCACCGGCGGGAAGTCGAACTCCAGACGGCGGCCTCCGGTTTCGCTCGTGCCGTCACGGCCATATTTCCCGCTCAGCAGTCCCCCTGCCAGCGGGCTCCAGACCATTAGCCCAACGCCCTCGCTCTGCATCATCGGCACCAGCTCGCGCTCCAGGTCGCGCCCGGCGATGGTGTAGTACGCCTGCAGCGAGGCAAAACGCGCCAGCCCCAGACGCTCCGAAATGCCCAACGCTTTGGCTATCTGCCAGGCCGCCCAGTTGGAAACGCCGATGTAGCGCACGTGGCCGTGCTGCACCAGGTTATCCAGCGCATAGAGCGTCTCTTCGATGGGTGTCGCGGGGTCGAAGCCGTGGAGCTGATAGAGATCGATATGATCCAGCTGCAGGCGGCGCAGGCTCTCCTTCACGCTGCTGATAATGTGATAGCGCGAGCTGCCGCGCGAGTTGACCCCTGCGGTGCCCGTTTCGCCGAACACCTTGGTGGCGACCACCACGTTTTCGCGCGGGACGTTCAGGTTTTTCAGCGCCTGCCCGAGGATCGCCTCCGAGCGCCCTTCCGAATAGACGTCGGCGGTGTCGATGAAGTTGATGCCCGCGTCCAGCGCGCGGCCCACCAGCTGCTCGGCTTCGTTTTGCTGAAGCTGGCCAATCTTACCCCACATGCCGCCCTCGCCGCCGAAGGTCATGGTGCCAAGGCAGAGTTCAGAAACAAACAGTCCGGTATTGCCCAGTTTTTGATAACGCATAACGTTTTCCTCACATGTCGATTGGGTGTCCGTTAGTTATACCCGCCCCTCAGCCATCGCGAATGTGGCGTTCCTGTCCGTTTCTTGCCCAATCCTCTGAATCGTCATCCGCGCGGAGCGTCGCCAAAGACCTTGTAGTCCGGGAGCTGCACCTGCTGATA is a genomic window containing:
- a CDS encoding glycoside hydrolase family 1 protein translates to MNHALPANFLWGNSVSSMQTEGAWNEGGKGMSVYDIREAGENISDWKVATDSYHRYREDFDLMQDLGMNCYRFQISWSRVCPQGDGDFNDEGIAFYDRFIDDLIARGIEPMICLYHFDMPLALAQEYNGFNDRRVMEAFIRYGKKMIDCFGDRVKYWLTFNEQNIFHMPEAFRISGYMKGEKTLRELYELQHHTMVAHMALTEYLHQTKPGQLMGGMLAHQLIYPATCKPRDIFCAQQYDEFLNQNLLRVFAGQGYSPAVMAVVEQEGFGDIYRAEDLALLARTKNDYMAFSYYASKTLDSDAIPESTPVNYYLLHGEKNNPFLKATEWNWQIDPLGFRTIITRYANDWRLPVFPIENGIGVIESWDGVNPIEDTYRIDYHRAHIEAMKAAIFEDGAEVIGYLGWGLIDILSSQGDMRKRYGVVYVNRENHDLKDLKRVPKKSYAWLKQAIHTNGREM
- a CDS encoding aldo/keto reductase, coding for MRYQKLGNTGLFVSELCLGTMTFGGEGGMWGKIGQLQQNEAEQLVGRALDAGINFIDTADVYSEGRSEAILGQALKNLNVPRENVVVATKVFGETGTAGVNSRGSSRYHIISSVKESLRRLQLDHIDLYQLHGFDPATPIEETLYALDNLVQHGHVRYIGVSNWAAWQIAKALGISERLGLARFASLQAYYTIAGRDLERELVPMMQSEGVGLMVWSPLAGGLLSGKYGRDGTSETGGRRLEFDFPPVNKDRAFDSVDVMRVIAESKGVSVAQIALAWLLHQKAVTSVIIGAKRVDQLDDNIAATGVRLSEDELKQLDAVSALPREYPGWMLERQGEYRRNQLAQQ